A genomic stretch from Theobroma cacao cultivar B97-61/B2 chromosome 4, Criollo_cocoa_genome_V2, whole genome shotgun sequence includes:
- the LOC18601922 gene encoding transcription repressor MYB6: MRKPCCDKQGTNKGAWSKQEDQKLIDYIRTHGEGCWRSLPKAAGLHRCGKSCRLRWINYLRPDIKRGNFAQDEEDLIIKLHALLGNRWSLIAGRLPGRTDNEVKNYWNSHIKRKLIKLGIDPNNHKLNQYPLRPQPQHVSPSSPASLNVARKPRRSSADKDRVSDAASCLEDERSGRVSKLDLDLTIAFPPTPTNHHEEKQQNTASIMTSEEENYTAPTLLLFR; encoded by the exons ATGAGGAAGCCTTGCTGTGACAAACAAGGCACCAACAAGGGAGCCTGGTCCAAGCAAGAAGATCAAAAGCTCATTGATTATATACGTACTCATGGTGAGGGCTGTTGGCGTTCCCTCCCCAAGGCTGCAG GCTTGCACCGTTGTGGCAAAAGTTGTAGGCTAAGATGGATAAATTACTTAAGACCGGATATCAAACGCGGCAACTTTGCTCAAGATGAAGAGGACCTAATTATCAAGCTCCATGCCCTCCTTGGTAACCg GTGGTCATTGATAGCTGGTAGATTGCCTGGAAGAACAGATAATGAGGTGAAGAACTATTGGAATTCGCATATTAAGAGAAAGCTAATCAAATTGGGAATTGATCCTAATAACCATAAGTTGAACCAATATCCTCTTCGTCCTCAACCGCAACATGTTTCCCCTAGCTCTCCCGCATCCTTGAATGTGGCCCGTAAGCCTCGAAGGTCTTCGGCCGACAAAGATAGGGTCTCAGATGCAGCAAGTTGCCTCGAAGATGAAAGATCTGGTCGTGTTTCTAAATTGGATCTTGATCTTACAATTGCATTTCCGCCCACTCCAACCAATCATCATGAAGAGAAGCAGCAGAATACAGCATCAATAATGacaagtgaagaagaaaattataCAGCTCCTACACTTCTGCTTTTTAGATGA